The following coding sequences are from one Caloranaerobacter sp. TR13 window:
- the ylqF gene encoding ribosome biogenesis GTPase YlqF encodes MNINWYPGHMKKTRELLKSNLKLVDIVFELLDARIPISSKNPDIERIIGNKPRVVILNKCDLADDIANEKWISYYREKNITAILINAARNIGTEKIIEEANKILREKLQKLRAKGIKQKPVRAMIVGIPNVGKSTLINSLSGRKSAKTGNRPGVTKGKQWIKLKGNLELLDTPGILWPKFEDQNVGLNLAFTGAIKDEIMDIETLALRLIERLIDVAPSKLKNRYDIKLEEKTPLQVMDEIALKRGCILKGRDIDYSRVAHLILDEFRKGTIGKITLEYPEK; translated from the coding sequence ATGAATATAAATTGGTATCCAGGTCACATGAAAAAAACAAGAGAATTATTAAAATCAAACCTAAAGCTTGTTGATATAGTTTTTGAATTGCTAGATGCTAGAATACCTATTAGTAGTAAAAATCCTGATATAGAAAGGATTATTGGGAATAAACCTAGAGTAGTAATATTAAATAAATGTGATTTAGCAGATGACATAGCAAATGAGAAGTGGATTAGTTATTATAGAGAAAAAAATATAACAGCTATTTTAATAAATGCTGCAAGAAATATTGGGACTGAAAAGATTATTGAAGAAGCAAACAAAATATTGAGAGAAAAATTACAAAAATTAAGAGCCAAAGGGATAAAGCAGAAGCCTGTAAGAGCTATGATTGTAGGAATACCTAATGTTGGAAAATCTACCCTAATAAACTCATTATCTGGTAGAAAAAGTGCTAAGACCGGTAATCGTCCAGGTGTAACTAAAGGCAAACAATGGATAAAATTAAAAGGTAATCTTGAACTATTAGATACACCTGGCATACTATGGCCAAAGTTTGAAGATCAAAATGTAGGACTTAATTTAGCTTTTACAGGAGCAATTAAAGATGAGATTATGGATATTGAGACTTTAGCATTGAGACTAATAGAAAGACTTATTGATGTAGCACCAAGTAAATTAAAAAATAGATATGATATTAAATTAGAAGAAAAAACTCCACTACAAGTAATGGATGAAATAGCTTTGAAAAGAGGTTGTATTTTAAAAGGCAGAGATATTGACTATTCAAGAGTTGCTCATCTAATTTTAGATGAGTTTAGAAAAGGGACTATTGGAAAAATAACATTGGAATATCCAGAAAAATAG
- a CDS encoding KH domain-containing protein, translated as MGELVEVIAKALVDRPEEVQVNEVEGTQSVIIELKVAPEDMGKVIGKQGRIAKAIRTVVKAAATKENKRVVVEIIQ; from the coding sequence ATGGGTGAGTTAGTTGAAGTAATAGCTAAAGCTCTTGTAGATAGACCAGAAGAAGTACAAGTAAATGAAGTAGAAGGTACACAATCAGTAATTATCGAGTTAAAAGTAGCCCCAGAAGATATGGGAAAAGTTATAGGAAAGCAGGGTAGAATAGCAAAAGCTATAAGAACTGTTGTAAAAGCAGCAGCTACTAAGGAAAATAAAAGGGTTGTAGTTGAAATTATACAGTAA
- a CDS encoding EscU/YscU/HrcU family type III secretion system export apparatus switch protein: MKNKNIKTAVALKYDKSDIAPRVIAKGRGEIAEKIIQKAEKEGIKTIQNENLVKDLISLEIGQAIPEKLYMAVAEILAFVYQLDKEKGEKFEK, translated from the coding sequence TTGAAAAATAAAAACATTAAAACTGCTGTTGCACTTAAGTATGATAAGAGTGATATTGCACCTAGAGTTATTGCTAAAGGTAGAGGGGAAATTGCTGAAAAAATTATTCAAAAAGCCGAGAAGGAAGGTATTAAAACAATTCAAAATGAAAACCTTGTTAAAGATTTAATTAGTCTGGAAATAGGACAAGCCATACCAGAAAAGCTATATATGGCCGTAGCTGAAATATTAGCTTTTGTATATCAGTTAGATAAAGAAAAAGGTGAGAAATTTGAAAAATAA
- the rplS gene encoding 50S ribosomal protein L19, with protein MDIIKLIEQEQIRNDIPQFNVGDTVQVHYKVKEGNRERIQVFEGIVLKRQGGGSRETFTVRRISYGVGVQRTFPVHSPRVEKIVVTRRGKVRRAKLNYLIGKTGKAARVKEKRDY; from the coding sequence ATGGACATAATTAAACTAATAGAGCAGGAACAAATCAGAAATGATATCCCTCAATTTAACGTTGGGGACACAGTTCAAGTACACTATAAAGTAAAAGAAGGAAACAGAGAAAGAATTCAGGTATTTGAAGGTATTGTACTTAAAAGACAAGGTGGAGGTTCAAGAGAAACTTTCACTGTAAGAAGAATATCTTATGGTGTAGGTGTACAAAGAACATTCCCTGTTCATTCTCCAAGAGTTGAGAAAATTGTTGTAACTAGAAGAGGTAAAGTAAGAAGAGCTAAACTAAATTATTTAATAGGTAAGACTGGTAAAGCTGCTAGAGTTAAAGAAAAAAGAGATTATTAA
- a CDS encoding ribonuclease HII: MLTIERELWEKGYEYIACVDEVGRGCLAGDVVACAIIMPKDLVIEGVNDSKKLSSKKREELYDVILDKAIAVGIGSVDSKTIDKINIKKSARLAMKKALLSLRDKNNNIIKPDFILVDAEKIDIGIPQMSIIKGDARCHGIAAASIIAKVYRDRKCKEWAEKYKGYGLEQHKGYATKKHREAIRKLGPSPIHRLSFLKNILEKEKQLDLFGDVYEDR, translated from the coding sequence ATGTTGACCATTGAAAGAGAACTATGGGAAAAAGGTTATGAGTATATTGCCTGTGTTGATGAAGTTGGGAGAGGATGTCTTGCTGGCGATGTGGTAGCTTGTGCAATAATTATGCCTAAAGATTTGGTTATTGAGGGTGTAAATGACTCAAAAAAACTTTCTTCTAAAAAAAGAGAAGAACTTTATGATGTTATACTCGATAAAGCAATAGCAGTAGGAATTGGATCAGTAGACTCTAAGACAATCGATAAGATAAATATAAAAAAAAGTGCCAGGTTGGCAATGAAAAAGGCATTATTGTCATTAAGAGATAAAAATAATAATATTATAAAGCCAGATTTTATTCTAGTAGATGCAGAAAAAATAGATATTGGCATACCTCAAATGAGTATAATAAAAGGAGATGCAAGATGTCACGGAATAGCAGCTGCTTCGATAATTGCTAAAGTTTATAGAGATAGGAAATGTAAAGAATGGGCTGAAAAATATAAAGGTTATGGCTTAGAACAACATAAAGGATATGCAACTAAAAAACATAGGGAAGCAATAAGAAAACTAGGCCCTTCACCAATACATAGGTTAAGCTTTCTTAAAAATATTTTAGAAAAAGAAAAGCAACTTGATTTATTTGGTGATGTTTATGAGGATAGATAA
- a CDS encoding YraN family protein: MKNKITGVIGEKLAVNYLNKNKYKIIDRNFKCKLGEIDIIAAIDDIIVFVEVKTRKSSAYGYPYEAVTINKQQKIIKTAYTYIKLKKIVNKQYRFDIIEIFLDKNIRINHIQNAFWI; encoded by the coding sequence TTGAAAAATAAAATTACTGGAGTTATAGGAGAAAAATTAGCGGTTAATTATTTAAATAAAAACAAATATAAGATAATAGATAGAAATTTTAAATGCAAGTTAGGCGAAATTGACATAATTGCTGCTATAGATGATATTATAGTATTTGTAGAGGTTAAAACTAGAAAAAGTTCTGCTTATGGATATCCATATGAAGCAGTTACGATAAACAAACAACAGAAGATAATAAAAACTGCCTATACATACATAAAATTAAAAAAAATAGTGAATAAGCAATATAGATTTGATATTATAGAAATATTTCTAGATAAAAATATCAGAATAAATCATATACAAAATGCTTTTTGGATATAA
- the trmD gene encoding tRNA (guanosine(37)-N1)-methyltransferase TrmD: MKIDILTLFPTMLEGVFGYSIIGRAIKNKLIEINYINIRDFSEDKHRRVDDYPFGGGPGMVMKPEPIYKAIESVRKTNSRVIYLTPKGKVYNQSLAKELSKEQHLILLCGHYEGIDNRIVENYVDDEISIGDYVLTGGEVSAMVVVDSVARLIPGVLSSEESFEEESHYNGLLEYPQYTRPRVFRGHKVPDVLLSGNHKKIEEWRQYQSLKLTYLRRPDLIDKVELTDEQKKVLNKIKQEINILK; the protein is encoded by the coding sequence ATGAAAATAGATATTTTAACGCTGTTTCCAACTATGTTAGAGGGAGTTTTTGGTTATAGTATAATAGGTAGAGCGATTAAAAATAAATTAATAGAAATAAATTATATTAACATAAGAGATTTTTCTGAAGATAAGCATAGACGTGTTGATGATTATCCTTTTGGTGGGGGACCTGGAATGGTTATGAAACCTGAACCAATTTATAAAGCTATTGAGAGTGTAAGGAAAACTAATTCAAGGGTTATTTATCTTACACCAAAAGGGAAAGTATATAATCAAAGTTTAGCAAAAGAATTATCAAAAGAACAGCATTTAATATTGCTCTGTGGTCATTACGAAGGAATTGATAATAGGATAGTAGAAAATTATGTAGATGATGAAATTTCAATAGGAGATTATGTTCTAACAGGTGGAGAAGTATCAGCTATGGTTGTAGTTGATTCAGTAGCAAGATTAATTCCTGGAGTTTTAAGTAGTGAAGAATCATTTGAAGAAGAATCACATTATAATGGACTTTTAGAATATCCTCAATATACAAGGCCAAGAGTATTTAGAGGACATAAAGTGCCTGATGTTCTTTTATCTGGAAACCATAAAAAGATAGAAGAATGGAGACAATATCAATCATTAAAGCTTACTTATTTAAGAAGACCCGATTTAATCGATAAAGTAGAATTGACTGATGAACAAAAAAAAGTATTAAATAAAATAAAGCAAGAAATAAATATTTTAAAATAA
- the ffh gene encoding signal recognition particle protein, with the protein MIFESLAEKLQKTLGKLKGKGKLSEKDVSDAMREVKLALLEADVNFRVVKKFINNVKERAVGHEVMESLTPGQQVIKIVNDELTKLMGETQSKIEFASSPPTIIMLCGLQGAGKTTTSGKLGGLLKKNGKSPLLVACDVYRPAAIKQLQVVGSSIGVPVFSMGDKQDPVNIAKAAIEYGKRNGNDVIIIDTAGRLHIDEDLMDELENIKAEVKPHEILLVVDAMTGQDAVTVAKTFDDRLGINGVILTKLDGDARGGAALSIRAVTQKPIKFVCMGEKLDQIEPFHPDRMASRILGMGDVLSLIEKAQASLDAKKAIELEKKLRNQQFTFEDFLEQLQQMRNLGPLDQILEMIPGMGSKQLKNLKVDEKELVKIEAIIQSMTKEERQNPSIIDGSRRKRIAKGSGTSIQDVNRLLKQFKETKKMLKKMGEMEKAMKKGKFKIPFFR; encoded by the coding sequence ATGATTTTCGAAAGTTTAGCTGAGAAGCTTCAAAAAACTCTGGGTAAATTAAAGGGCAAAGGAAAGCTTTCAGAAAAAGATGTTAGCGATGCAATGCGAGAGGTAAAACTTGCATTACTAGAAGCAGATGTTAACTTTAGAGTTGTTAAAAAATTTATTAATAATGTAAAAGAAAGAGCTGTTGGCCATGAAGTAATGGAGAGCCTTACTCCAGGGCAACAGGTAATAAAAATAGTAAATGACGAGTTAACTAAGTTGATGGGAGAAACCCAGAGTAAAATAGAGTTTGCATCTAGCCCACCTACAATTATAATGTTATGTGGTCTGCAAGGTGCAGGTAAAACCACTACGTCAGGTAAATTAGGTGGCTTACTCAAAAAAAATGGAAAATCTCCTCTATTAGTAGCTTGTGATGTCTACAGACCAGCTGCTATTAAGCAATTACAAGTAGTTGGTAGTAGTATTGGAGTACCAGTTTTTTCAATGGGTGATAAGCAGGACCCAGTTAACATAGCTAAGGCTGCGATTGAGTATGGCAAAAGGAATGGAAATGATGTTATTATTATAGATACGGCAGGTAGGCTTCATATAGACGAAGATTTAATGGATGAATTAGAAAATATAAAAGCTGAAGTAAAGCCGCATGAGATTTTACTTGTTGTAGACGCAATGACAGGACAAGATGCGGTAACAGTAGCTAAGACTTTTGATGATAGATTAGGTATTAATGGAGTTATTTTAACTAAACTTGATGGTGATGCAAGAGGTGGAGCAGCTTTATCGATTAGAGCTGTTACTCAGAAACCTATAAAGTTTGTTTGTATGGGTGAAAAGCTAGACCAGATAGAACCTTTCCATCCTGATAGAATGGCTTCAAGGATTTTAGGAATGGGAGATGTTCTGAGTCTTATTGAAAAAGCTCAAGCTAGTTTAGATGCTAAAAAGGCAATTGAATTAGAAAAGAAATTAAGGAATCAGCAATTTACTTTTGAGGATTTCCTTGAGCAATTACAGCAGATGAGAAATTTAGGGCCATTAGATCAGATATTAGAAATGATACCAGGTATGGGGTCCAAACAATTAAAAAATTTGAAAGTTGATGAAAAAGAGTTAGTTAAGATTGAGGCTATAATACAGTCAATGACAAAAGAAGAAAGACAAAATCCATCTATTATAGATGGTAGCAGAAGGAAAAGAATTGCTAAAGGCAGTGGTACATCAATTCAAGATGTAAATAGACTTTTGAAGCAATTTAAGGAAACTAAAAAGATGCTTAAGAAGATGGGTGAAATGGAAAAAGCAATGAAAAAAGGTAAGTTTAAAATTCCATTTTTTAGATAG
- the rpsP gene encoding 30S ribosomal protein S16: MAVKIRLTRMGSKKKPFYRIVVADSRAPRDGKYIEQVGYYNPVSNPKEIKIDAEKAIKWLKNGAKPTDTVNDLFKKNGIYEKLEEIKNA; encoded by the coding sequence ATGGCAGTAAAAATCAGACTAACAAGAATGGGATCTAAAAAGAAGCCTTTCTACAGAATAGTAGTAGCTGATTCACGTGCTCCTAGAGATGGTAAGTATATTGAGCAAGTTGGATACTATAACCCTGTTTCAAATCCAAAAGAGATTAAAATAGATGCTGAAAAAGCAATTAAATGGTTAAAAAATGGAGCTAAACCAACAGATACAGTTAATGATTTATTTAAGAAAAATGGTATTTATGAGAAATTAGAAGAGATTAAGAATGCTTAA
- the rimM gene encoding ribosome maturation factor RimM (Essential for efficient processing of 16S rRNA) yields the protein MIDFIKVGKIVNTHGIKGELKVLPLTDDMTRFEELEYVYVEKQKIEIENVWYKKNLVILKFKGLDNINEVLCLKGKYVYIDKENAIELPEDTYFIFQIIGLNVYLKNGNFLGVIKDVIQTGSNDVYVVKNDNREYLIPAIKEVIKEINLDDNKVIIDPLEGMIE from the coding sequence ATGATAGATTTTATTAAAGTAGGTAAGATAGTAAATACTCATGGCATTAAAGGTGAATTAAAGGTGTTGCCATTAACGGATGATATGACTAGATTTGAAGAATTGGAATATGTTTATGTTGAAAAACAAAAAATTGAAATAGAAAATGTTTGGTATAAGAAAAATTTAGTTATATTGAAATTTAAAGGTTTAGATAATATTAATGAAGTTTTATGCTTAAAAGGTAAGTATGTATATATAGATAAAGAAAACGCTATAGAATTACCAGAGGATACATATTTTATATTTCAGATTATTGGCTTAAATGTTTATTTAAAAAACGGTAATTTTCTAGGTGTAATTAAAGATGTTATACAGACAGGTAGTAATGATGTTTATGTAGTAAAAAATGATAATAGAGAATATCTTATACCAGCTATAAAGGAAGTTATCAAAGAGATAAATCTTGATGATAATAAAGTAATTATAGACCCACTAGAAGGAATGATAGAATGA
- the ylxM gene encoding YlxM family DNA-binding protein → MFEKAVKMGLLFDFYGKLLSDRQYTIIEMYYIHDLSLSEIGEQLNISRQGVHDILKRAEKRLLNYEEKLGLVEKFLKDKDKIKIILKRLNLIKNDLKLGRLEDINSYVIDIENIALDILDNDQEVK, encoded by the coding sequence ATGTTTGAAAAAGCAGTGAAAATGGGGTTGTTATTTGACTTTTATGGGAAACTGCTTAGTGATAGACAGTATACAATAATTGAGATGTACTATATACATGACCTATCATTAAGTGAAATCGGAGAACAATTGAACATTAGTAGACAAGGTGTTCATGATATATTAAAAAGAGCAGAGAAAAGATTATTAAATTACGAAGAAAAATTAGGATTAGTTGAGAAATTTTTAAAAGATAAGGATAAAATAAAAATTATTCTTAAACGATTAAACTTAATAAAGAATGATTTAAAACTAGGTCGTTTAGAAGATATCAATTCTTATGTGATAGATATTGAAAATATTGCTTTGGATATTTTAGATAATGATCAGGAGGTCAAATAA
- the ftsY gene encoding signal recognition particle-docking protein FtsY: MLKRFFKKSKQENSLDQKENNIQEKVVLTESNTEDVNSEEKSKLGLFGRLKQGLEKTRKGITEKVDFILKSYQKIDEELFEELEEVLITADMGVNTTMRIIEDLKDKVKERKVKEVFEIKELLKEELKQILTDIESDNKINIEPSPAIILVVGVNGVGKTTTIGKLAYRLKKEGKKVLIAAGDTFRAAAIDQLQEWANRAGVEIIAHKEGADPAAVIFDGIQAAKARKSDVLICDTAGRLHNKKNLMNELNKIFRVVEREFSEATREVLLVVDATTGQNAIMQAKVFKEACNITGIVLTKLDGTAKGGVVLAVQSELNVPVKLVGVGEKIEDLQDFNPQNFVEAIFAE; encoded by the coding sequence ATGTTAAAGAGATTTTTTAAAAAAAGTAAACAAGAAAATAGTTTAGATCAAAAAGAAAACAACATACAAGAGAAGGTAGTGTTGACTGAAAGTAACACAGAAGATGTAAATAGTGAAGAAAAATCAAAGTTGGGTTTATTTGGAAGATTAAAACAAGGGTTAGAAAAGACAAGAAAAGGTATTACTGAAAAAGTTGACTTTATACTAAAATCTTATCAAAAAATTGATGAAGAATTATTTGAGGAATTAGAAGAAGTATTGATAACTGCAGATATGGGAGTAAATACAACGATGAGGATAATTGAGGATTTAAAAGATAAAGTAAAGGAAAGAAAGGTAAAAGAAGTTTTTGAAATTAAAGAGTTACTTAAAGAAGAATTAAAACAAATTTTAACTGATATTGAGAGCGATAATAAAATTAATATAGAACCATCTCCAGCAATTATATTAGTTGTTGGAGTGAATGGAGTTGGTAAAACTACAACTATAGGAAAGTTAGCTTATAGATTAAAAAAGGAAGGTAAAAAAGTTTTAATTGCAGCAGGGGATACTTTTAGAGCTGCTGCTATTGACCAATTACAAGAATGGGCTAATAGAGCGGGAGTTGAAATAATAGCTCATAAAGAGGGGGCAGATCCTGCGGCAGTGATTTTCGATGGTATACAAGCAGCAAAAGCTCGTAAATCTGATGTGCTTATTTGTGATACAGCAGGCAGACTTCATAACAAGAAGAATTTAATGAATGAACTTAATAAGATTTTCAGGGTAGTAGAAAGGGAGTTCTCTGAAGCTACTAGGGAGGTTTTATTGGTCGTTGATGCTACAACAGGACAGAATGCGATTATGCAAGCTAAAGTATTTAAAGAGGCTTGCAATATAACTGGTATAGTATTAACTAAATTAGATGGAACTGCTAAGGGTGGCGTAGTTTTAGCTGTTCAATCAGAGTTGAATGTACCAGTAAAATTAGTTGGTGTAGGTGAAAAAATAGAAGATTTACAAGATTTTAACCCTCAGAATTTTGTTGAAGCGATTTTTGCAGAATAA